A genome region from Hevea brasiliensis isolate MT/VB/25A 57/8 chromosome 7, ASM3005281v1, whole genome shotgun sequence includes the following:
- the LOC110643723 gene encoding uncharacterized protein LOC110643723, giving the protein MVQHATQNKMLENQIAQQAEEKKKEAKEKQEKETRKKKKLPEPYQPPLPFPQRFQKAILDKQFGKFLEVLQKLYINIPFIEALSQMPSYAKFLKDILSNRRRLEDYETVTLTKECSAILRNKLPPKLKDPRSFSIPCLISNMNIDKALYDLGASVSLMPLSICKKLDVGKLKPTTISLQLVD; this is encoded by the exons ATGGTCCAACATGCCACACAGAATAAGATGCTtgagaatcaaattgctcagcag GCGgaggagaaaaagaaagaagCTAAGGAGAAGCAAGAGAAGGaaacaaggaagaaaaagaagctacCAGAACCATATCAGCCTCCTCTACCCTTCCCTCAGAGATTCCAGAAAGCCATATTGGATAAGCAATTTGGCAAGTTTCTAGAAGTCTTACAGAAACTTTATATAAACATTCCTTTTATAGAAGCACTCTCTcaaatgccatcctatgccaagtTCCTCAAAGACATTTTATCGAACAGGAGAAGGCTGGAGGATTATGAGACTGTCACTCTTAcaaaggaatgcagtgccatattgcGGAACAAGCTAccaccaaagctcaaggatccgagaagcttctccataccttgcctTATTAGTAACATGAATATTGACAAAGCCCTCTATGATCTAGGTGCGAGTGTGAGTCTGATGCCTTTGTCAATATGTAAGAAGCTTGATGTGGGCAAACTTAAGCCTACAACAATTTCGTTACAACTGGTTGATTGA